Within Ascochyta rabiei chromosome 4, complete sequence, the genomic segment CTGCACCTGCGCCTTCTTCTGCGCAATCTCAGCAGACCTGTCCGGCCGCTCGTAGTCGTTCCAGTTGCCAGGGACCTTGATGCACGTCTCGTTCTCCACATACTGCGCGACAATGCCTGATATTGTCTCTATCAAGGCTGCGTCAAAGTCTCCCTCTGACTGCCATGGGCCTCCAGCAATGTCTTCGGACGGGCGCAGGTGCTTCAGCAGGTACATCTTGCGGTTCGGGAACTTGACGCTCATGACCGATTGCACGAGATCCTTCGACTCCAAGCTCTTCAGGCATTTCGTGAGGATTTGTTGGGTAACGTTGGTGCGAGCTCGTAGTGCTTTGGACCAGATGCCCTCGGCTTGGACCTGGTCAATGTGGTGGTAGAGGAGTCGCTCGTCGGGCGTCAGTCGGCGCAGCCTGAGCGGGTGTTAGTACGGTGGGACGTTGCTGTGTACGTTCGATGCATACTTGTCGGCTTCTGGCCGCGAGCGCAGCTTCCAGCACGGCTCCCCCTCGAATGTCATGAGCTTCATGAGATGGCGATCGCACAGCTCCTGCAAGAGCATGGTAAGCTCGGCCATGGTCTCCGCGACCTGCATGTTAGAAAGGTCGCGCTGGAAGAAGACGGTGCCCTGGGATCTTTGCGCGCATTTGTCGTACAGCGCGTCGGCGGGGGtgcctgctcctgctcctgctcctgctcctgctcctgctcctgctcctgcttcATTGTTCGCGAGCTCCACAGCGGAGGGCTCTTCCTCTTTCGGCACCATCGAGGGCGCCATGGGTGCAGCCATGTTGTCGAATACTTGCTGCGTGTCACCGGTCGATCATGGACAATGTGTCGCAGCCGAGGCGCAAAGTGTTGCGAGCGCCGCCGCACTGTTGGTTGCTCACAAAAAAGTAGAGTGGAGTCACGTCACGTGACTGTGCCCGCCCCACATGTGCTGCGGGGAGCGGTTCACCTCCGAGCTTCGACGTCTGCCACACATTTGGTCACTCACTCTCGACGTCTGCCGCACATTGAGTCGCTCCAGATCTCTCTCTCCCCCTTCCTCTCTGAAGAGATCATGTGATGCGCGACAACGTGCGGCCAAGGAATATGGCTGTGCTTACCACTGGCCGACAACTGTCATCACATGCGCGGACACAGCTCAATCGTGATTTCTTCCCACCTGCCTGGCCCAACGCAAGGTGCTCAAGACCACCTCCACATATTCATACACATAGATTCCGCACGTGACGAAATTGTAATCTGGCTCAGAATCTTACCGGTTGGCTGAGAATTCAGCTTAGCAAAGCTTTCATGGAGCCTCCCTCAAGCCAGTCTCTCTCATGAAAATTGCTACACAGCTTGCCACGGCTCAGACCACCATGGTCTTGGCATTACTGGAGCTTCCTCTGCATCGCTCGTGATGCAACCCAGAGACGAAAGATCGATGGTCATGCCCCAGGTTCAGATGATGTTGAGCATGTCAGGCTAGACTGAAAGCGGCTGGATCAGCGCCGATCTTCCGCAGCCTCGCATGCTGATAACCCTCGAACACGATGCACTCCTGAGACAAAAGACGGTCCGCTGTCCGTCGACTCCTTTACACCTCAACCACAACGCATAATGAGTCGCCCGCTTCTCTCGAACCGGACATCCTCGGAGTTCCAGGAGCGTGATATTGCCGAGGAAGATGCTCTCCTGACTGGTCAGCGCACCGAGCGCAGCACTTCGGGATGGCAGAGATGGCAGAGATGGCGTGAGACGGGGCTGTTGGTGTGGGCGGTCGTAGCTACAGCAGGCGTCGTCATTCTTGCCGTAGTCTACCAAAAGGCAGGAGGAAGTCCATCGGACAGCACACCGAGCAGCGGCCACGGGAAGCGCAACCTCATCTTCATGGTGTCTGACGGCATGGGCCCCACGAGTCTGAGCTTGACGCGCAGCTTCATGCAGTTCCAGAACGGCGCACCTTTCAGCGAGCAGCTCGTCATCGACCAGCACATGATTGGCCAGTCCCGCACTCGATCCTCGTCCAGCCTGATCACCGACTCGGCCGCGGGCGCAACAGCTTTCTCGTGCGCGCAGAAGAGCTACAACGGTGCCATCTCAGTCACGCCTGATCACGAGCCCTGCGGGACGGTGCTCGAGGCAGCGAAGAAGGCCGGATACATGACAGGCTTAGTCGTTACTACGCGCATTACAGATGCTACGCCGGCATGCTTCGCAGCCCACGTCAACATGCGCCAGGAGGAGGACCGCATTGCCGAGCAGATGGTGGGCGACTACCCTCTGGGCCGTGTCGTGGACCTGATGTTCGGTGGCGGTCGCTGCCACTTCGTCCCCAATTCCACGCTCGACCACTCGTGCAGGGAT encodes:
- a CDS encoding 34-kDa subunit of RNA polymerase III (C), which gives rise to MAAPMAPSMVPKEEEPSAVELANNEAGAGAGAGAGAGAGAGTPADALYDKCAQRSQGTVFFQRDLSNMQVAETMAELTMLLQELCDRHLMKLMTFEGEPCWKLRSRPEADKLRRLTPDERLLYHHIDQVQAEGIWSKALRARTNVTQQILTKCLKSLESKDLVQSVMSVKFPNRKMYLLKHLRPSEDIAGGPWQSEGDFDAALIETISGIVAQYVENETCIKVPGNWNDYERPDRSAEIAQKKAQVQGIRDIEDAPAVKPYHQPRNPNASKIVHKNNPQYPTSASVAEWLNAKEILRGKTVREDDMEQLLEMMVLDGRLEKISGTNYRTVLTAIDTKVYNGFVDAPCGNCPVFDLCGDEGEISARTCVYFGQWLETQSEEV